Within Conexibacter woesei DSM 14684, the genomic segment ATCGCAGGCCGGTTGTTCATCTCGCGCAATACGGCGAAGACCGAGGCGATCTCGATCTATCGCAAGCTGGGCGCGTCGTCGCGCAGCGAAGCGGTCGAGCGCGCTGTCGAGGTCGGGCTGCTGGAGCGCTCGATCTATCCGCCGGCGGCGAGTTTCACCCTGGATGGATGACGCGCTGATCGTGCACATCGGCTCTGATGTGCGTCAGAGGCAATGGGCGACTACAGACAGCATCTGCGTCGGCTTGCTGTGCATGACGATGCGCTGGTCAAGGCGATCGCTGCCGACGGCAGCGCATTCGCGACGTCCGTGATCGACGAGCGGACCGCTGCGCTCGCGCGGGTCGCGGCGACCGTCGCGGTCGACGCGGCGACGGCCTCCTTCCAGCACGCGGTCGCGGTCGCGCTCGCGGCGGGGGCTACGAGCGAGGAGGTCGTGGCGATCCTCGAAGCGGTGGCGCCCGTGACCGGTGCCTCCCGCGTGGTTCAGTGTGCGCCGAAGGTCGCGCTCGCGCTCGGCTACGACGTCGACGCGGCGCTGGAGCGGCGCGACGCGTGAGCGGCGGAGGGTCCGCGGGTCCGGATCTCGTCGGTCGGGGCGCTCTCCAGCGGCGGTGCCTGGTCGGGCGGGTGGCGGTGGTACCAGCGGGCGTAGCGATCGGCGAGCGGCGCCGCGGTGAGCCCGTGCGCAAGGACGGAGAGGCCGACGGTCAGGTAGACGGCGAGGACGATCAGGTGCTCGTGGGGCAGGTCGGACTCCTCGACCACGATCACCGCGAAGACGATCGACGCGAGGCCGCGGGGGCCGAACCAGCCGAGGAAGCCGAGCGTCGGCAGCCGCGCGCGTGAGCCCGCCATCGCGATCGCGACCGGCAGCATCCGCACGAGCGTGAGGCTGAGCACGGCGTAGAGCACGAGCTGCCAGCTCAGCTCGCCGAGCGAGGGCCCGAGCAGTATCGCGCCGAACAGCACGAAGGTGACGCCGTTGAGCACGTCGCCGACCTGCTCGCCGAGATCGTTGACTTGGCCGGGATCGTGTCTGAGCGCGAGCCGGAAGGTCATGCCGGCCACGAACGCGGCGATGAAGCCGGAGCCGTCGAGCGCGCTCGCGGTCCCGTACGCCAGCGCCGCGCCGGCCGCCGGGATCACCTGCATCCATTGGTCGGCGATCAGCTGCCGGCGGCCGGCGTGGATGAGGATCGCGGCGACGACGAGGCCGCCGACCACTCCGCCGAGCACCCCGTAGCCGATCTCCTCGAGCAGGAGCGTCGCGGCGCCGCGGCCCTCGGCGATCTCGGAGTGGACGTCAGCGACCGCCACGGCGGCGAACAGCAGCGGGACGCAGATGCCGTCGTTGAGCCCGCTCTCGACGTTGAGCCCTTGGCGAATCCTCGCCGGGATCCGCGGCTCGGTCACGACCGCCTGCCCCAGTGCGGCGTCGGTCGGCGCCAGCACGATCGCCAGGATGACGGCCTCCTCGATCGTCAACCGGTCGAGCAGGACGGCGGCGGCGACGGCGCCGAGCGCGATCGTCAACGGCAGCCCGATCCCGAGCAACCGCAGCGGCACGCCGACCTCGCGGCGCAGCATCCGGAGGTCGATCCGCGAGGCGTCGCAGAACAGCACCAGCGCAAGCGTCGCCTCTGCCAGCGTCCGCACCGACCCGCTCGAGCTCTCGACGTCGATCCCGTCGAGCACCTTCGGACCGACCAGCAACCCGACCGCGACGAAGACCATCGCCGGCGTGACCGGCGTCCCCGACAACCGCCGCGAGACCGCCGCGACGCCGAGCAGCGCGAGCGCGACGATGGCGAGCGCCCAATCCACGCGGTCAGCCCGGCTGGTCCGGTGCCTCGCCCTCGCTGAGCTCGGCGCGGCGTCGACGGCTGCGAAGGCGCTCGCCCGCTGGACGACTCTCAGCTCTCTGGCGCAGGTACTGCTGCGCGACCGACGAGAGCAGGGCGACGAGGATGCCGAGCCCGGTGAGGATGTAGACGATCGTGAAGAGCTGGGTCCCGGCGGTCGTCGGCGTGAAGTCGCCGAAGCCGACGGTCGTCAGCGTCACGACCGAGAAGTAGAGCGCCTCCACGATCGTCCAGTCCTCGAAGCGCCAGTAGAAGAGCGTCCCCGTCAGCACCAGGGCGCCCGCGACGACCGGCAGCGCCTTGGTCTCCGGATCGCGCCAGACCGCGGCGAGCGCACGAGCCAGTCGCCGAGCTGCGAGGACCAGAGGGATCACTGCTGTCTGGCGCCTTCGCTTGCTGCGGCGTCGAGTTCGCGGGAGAGCTCGTCGGCGTCGGCGTCGACCTCTCTCTCGATCAGCTTGTCAGCGTGGCTGACCGCCTGCTCGAACTGCTCGCCGAGTTTCGACTCGCCGATCACGATCACGGCCGCGGTCGCGTTCTCGAGCTGCTCGCCGAGCTCCTTCAGGTCGTGACGCGGGATCCCGCGTGAGAAGTGCCCGGCCAGGCCGCCGGCGCCGGCGCCGACGATCGCGCTGCCGAGTACGGCGGGCGGGAACACGAGGCCGACGAGCGCGCCGACGCCGGCGCCGGTCCAGGCGCCGTGCTGGGTCGGCTTCTCGGTCTTGGTGACGCGGACCTTGCCGTTCTCGTCCTTGCGGACGACCGCCGAGTCGAACGTTCCGATCGCACCGGCGGCGTGCAGATCGAAGACGGCCTCGTAGTCGGCCTCGGCCGTCGCGATGTCGCCGTAGACGGCGGCATAGAGGAACACCGGTTTACGGGCCATTGTGGCCTCCTTCTCGCTGGGAAGAGCGTTTGCACCACGATGGCCGGCCGCTGCGGCCGGGGCATCATCCATCCTGGGTGATCCGCGCTCGCCTCCAGGCAGCTCGGCGCGACGTTCATCCGATCTGGGTGATGCGGGCGGGCCGCGCGCGCTCCTACGTTGTGGAGAACCACGACAGGAGGGGCAAGATGCGAGGTACAGGTCGAGCGATGTTCGCGGCGATCATGCTCACGATCGTCGGTGCGCTCAACATCATCTACGGGATCGGCGCGTTGGACGACGCGAACATCTTCGTCAACGACCAGCGCTTCATCCTCACCAACCTCAGCACGCTGGGCTGGGTGCTGATCATCCTGGGCGCCATCCAGCTCACCGGCGGGATCTCGCTGTTCGCCGGCAACACCTACGGTCGGGTCATCGGGATCATCGGCGGGAGCCTGGGTGCGATCGGGGCGCTGCTGTCGATCGGCGGCTCCTACCCCTGGTGGTCGCTGGCGATCTTTGCGCTGTGCATCTACATCGTGCACGGCCTCCTCGTCCTCGGTGACGACGAGCGCGCACCAGCGGTCTGAGCCGTGTCGAGAGAATGCTGGCGGTGTACACGCTGTACGTCGCGCCGCCGCCACCATGGCAGCACGGCTTGAGCGTGGCGCTCGGGCTCCGGCGCCGCAGCGGCAGAGCCGTCCGTTCCTGACGCTCAGTCGGTCGTCGCGCGAGCGGTGGGAGCGGTGGGAGCGTCCGCATCGCCTCCCGGGGGTGGCCTGGCAAACTGCCTGCTGCTCACCGCCCGCGTCGGCGCCAGGCTCGACGCGTCGAGCTGGTCGTGAGGTACCGGCAGGGCGGCTGATCCAGTGCGACAGCAGCTCGCTCGTGGTCATGCGCTCGTGGCCATGGGGACAGCCACCCCGCGTCCACTGATCGGTTGATGCGCGGATCCACCTCGCCGGCGCGCGATCGCAGCCGTGCGGGCGATGTGCGGGCGACGGCGCGCCGACAGACTGGCGGCATGCCAGTCATCGAAGTCGAGCACCTGCGCAAGTACTACGGCGACGTCCATGCCGTCGAGGACGTCTCCTTCTCGGTCGAGCGCGGGGAGATCTTCGGGATCCTCGGCCGCAACGGCGCCGGCAAGACCACCTCGGTCGAGTGCGTCGCCGGCCTCGCGCAGCGCGACGGCGGGCGGATCGCAGTGCTCGGACACGACCCGCAGGACGGCGACGTCGCGCTGCGCGAGCGCCTCGGCGTGCAGCTGCAGAGAAACGCGCTGCCGGACAAGCTGCGCGTCGGCGAGGCGCTCGAGCTCTACGCGTCCTTCTACCGCGAGCCGGCCGACGGCGACGAGCTGCTCGCGCTGCTCGGCCTCGCCGACGTGCGCGACCGTGCCTTCGACGCGCTCTCGGGCGGTCAGCAGCAGCGGCTGTCGATCGCGCTGGCGCTCGTCGGCAGACCGGAGGTCGCGATCCTCGACGAGCTGACGACCGGCTTGGACCCGGCCGCGCGGCGCGCGACCTGGGAGCTGATCGGCCGCGTGCGCGATCGCGGCGTGACGATCGTGCTCGTGACGCACTTCATGGAGGAGGCCGAGCGGCTCTGTGACCGCGTCGCGCTGATCGACGCCGGCCGTGTCGTCGCGCTCGACACGCCCGCCGGGCTCGCTGCGCGCGGCGACCGCGAGCAGCGGATCCGCTTCCGCCCGGAGCGTCCGGTCGACAGGGCGCTGCTGACGGCGCTGGCGCCGGTGACCTCCGTCGACCGCTTGGTCGGCGGAGAGCTGATCGTCGGCGGTGGCGACGGGCTCCTGCTGGCGGTCGTCGCCGCACTTGCCGAGGCGGGGATCGAGCCGCTGGAGCTGCGGCTGGAGCAGTCCTCGCTGGAGGACGCGTTCGTGGCCCTCACGGGCGCGCAGGACGCGCCCGCCGCGGCGGCCGGGCCGGCGGAGGCGATCGCGTGAGCGCGCTCGCACGCATCACCGCGGTCGAGTGGAAGCTGCTGCTGCGCGACCCGATCTCGGTCGGCTTCGCGATCGGCCTGCCGGTCGCGCTGCTGCTCGTCTTCGGGCTGCCGGCCGAGAGCCGCGAGCCGAGCGCCGACCTCGGCGGCGACCGCGCGATCGACACGGTCCTGCCGTCGGGGGCGTTCGTGCTCTCCTTCGGCATGCTCGCCTTCTTCACGCTGCCGTTCAACCTCGCCAGCTATCGCGAGCGCGGCATCCTGCGCCGGCTCGCGACGACGCCGGTGAGGCCGTCGCTGCTGCTCGTCGCGCAGCTGGTCGTGAACGTCGCGGTCGCGGCGGTCGCCGGCGTGCTCGTGCTCGCGATCGGTCCGCTCGCGCTCGACATGGCGCTGCCCGCGAACCCGGTCGGCCTGCTGCTCGCGCTCGTGCTCGGCGCCGCATCGCTGTTCGGCGTCGGGCTGATGCTCGCGGCGCTCGTGCCGCGCACGAGACGGCTGCAGGCGATCGGGCCGCTGATCTACTTCCCGTCGCTGTTCCTCGCCGGACTGTGGCTGCCAAAGGACGACATGCCGGCTATCCTCGCCACCGTCGGTGATCTCACTCCGCTCAGCGCATTCCGGGAGACGCTCCAGGACGCCTGGATCGGCGACGCGCTGGACCCGCTGCTGCTGCTCGTCATGGTCGTCTGGGCGCTCGGCAGCGCGTTCGTCGCGGCGCGCACGTTCCGGTGGGAGTGACGCGTGAGCGCCTCGCCGCCGACGCCCGGCTCGCCGGACCCGCCGGAGACCGCGCTCGACGTCTGGGAGCACCGCGAGGAGCGGCTGTTGGACGTGCTGCCCTACGGCGGGCTGGCGATCGGGGCGCTGCTGACGCTCGTGTTCCCGGACGCGGCGAGGGCCGGCCTCGGCTGGATGCTCGCGCTCGTCGCGGTGGCCGTCGTCTGGTTGACGCTGCTTCGCACGCCGGCGAACCGGCCGGCGCGGCAGCCGGCGGGTGCCGTGTTCTACGCGGGGCTGGCGGCGCTGATGGCGGCGCTCGTGCTCGTCAGCCCGCTGTTCGGGTTCTTCGCGTTCGCCGGGTACGGCTTCATCCACGCGCTGCCGGATCGCTGGAAGGTGCTCGGCGTCGCGGCGACGGCTGCGGTCGCTGGCACCGCGCAGATCGGCGGCTTCCCGCTGGCAGACGGCGTGCCCGTCGCCGGCTGGAT encodes:
- a CDS encoding ABC transporter permease, with translation MSALARITAVEWKLLLRDPISVGFAIGLPVALLLVFGLPAESREPSADLGGDRAIDTVLPSGAFVLSFGMLAFFTLPFNLASYRERGILRRLATTPVRPSLLLVAQLVVNVAVAAVAGVLVLAIGPLALDMALPANPVGLLLALVLGAASLFGVGLMLAALVPRTRRLQAIGPLIYFPSLFLAGLWLPKDDMPAILATVGDLTPLSAFRETLQDAWIGDALDPLLLLVMVVWALGSAFVAARTFRWE
- a CDS encoding ABC transporter ATP-binding protein; the protein is MPVIEVEHLRKYYGDVHAVEDVSFSVERGEIFGILGRNGAGKTTSVECVAGLAQRDGGRIAVLGHDPQDGDVALRERLGVQLQRNALPDKLRVGEALELYASFYREPADGDELLALLGLADVRDRAFDALSGGQQQRLSIALALVGRPEVAILDELTTGLDPAARRATWELIGRVRDRGVTIVLVTHFMEEAERLCDRVALIDAGRVVALDTPAGLAARGDREQRIRFRPERPVDRALLTALAPVTSVDRLVGGELIVGGGDGLLLAVVAALAEAGIEPLELRLEQSSLEDAFVALTGAQDAPAAAAGPAEAIA
- a CDS encoding potassium channel family protein, encoding MIPLVLAARRLARALAAVWRDPETKALPVVAGALVLTGTLFYWRFEDWTIVEALYFSVVTLTTVGFGDFTPTTAGTQLFTIVYILTGLGILVALLSSVAQQYLRQRAESRPAGERLRSRRRRAELSEGEAPDQPG
- a CDS encoding DUF1269 domain-containing protein: MARKPVFLYAAVYGDIATAEADYEAVFDLHAAGAIGTFDSAVVRKDENGKVRVTKTEKPTQHGAWTGAGVGALVGLVFPPAVLGSAIVGAGAGGLAGHFSRGIPRHDLKELGEQLENATAAVIVIGESKLGEQFEQAVSHADKLIEREVDADADELSRELDAAASEGARQQ
- a CDS encoding DUF7144 family membrane protein, which codes for MIRARLQAARRDVHPIWVMRAGRARSYVVENHDRRGKMRGTGRAMFAAIMLTIVGALNIIYGIGALDDANIFVNDQRFILTNLSTLGWVLIILGAIQLTGGISLFAGNTYGRVIGIIGGSLGAIGALLSIGGSYPWWSLAIFALCIYIVHGLLVLGDDERAPAV
- a CDS encoding cation:proton antiporter — protein: MDWALAIVALALLGVAAVSRRLSGTPVTPAMVFVAVGLLVGPKVLDGIDVESSSGSVRTLAEATLALVLFCDASRIDLRMLRREVGVPLRLLGIGLPLTIALGAVAAAVLLDRLTIEEAVILAIVLAPTDAALGQAVVTEPRIPARIRQGLNVESGLNDGICVPLLFAAVAVADVHSEIAEGRGAATLLLEEIGYGVLGGVVGGLVVAAILIHAGRRQLIADQWMQVIPAAGAALAYGTASALDGSGFIAAFVAGMTFRLALRHDPGQVNDLGEQVGDVLNGVTFVLFGAILLGPSLGELSWQLVLYAVLSLTLVRMLPVAIAMAGSRARLPTLGFLGWFGPRGLASIVFAVIVVEESDLPHEHLIVLAVYLTVGLSVLAHGLTAAPLADRYARWYHRHPPDQAPPLESAPTDEIRTRGPSAAHASRRSSAASTS